In the genome of Hydractinia symbiolongicarpus strain clone_291-10 chromosome 5, HSymV2.1, whole genome shotgun sequence, one region contains:
- the LOC130644330 gene encoding CAAX prenyl protease 1 homolog, with protein MAPVIFVATIIFAWIMYIWETYLSYRQHQVYVNTDDIPSELKDTLDRKTFEKSRLYQVDRSKFGFVSSLYSQIESTLILCLYGIPYLWAVAGSINGSFGLDSSHEIKQSITFLLLATVFSTVTSLPWSLYSTFVIEERHGFNKQTLGFYFKDLLKKQLVSLAIAIPVISILLWIIKWGGSYFFVYAWLFALVVSLFFIAIYHDYIAPLFDRFIPLPDGELRSSIEKLAKRIEFPLSKIFVVEGSKRSSHSNAYFFGFYKKKVIVLFDTLLKESPFEAERKKEEEEKKSKKEENDKLVEDVKADILDTDDGDGKDKDDEKDEAPKEEKGCSNEEILAILGHELGHWKLNHILKNLAISQGNLLFSFFVFGLLMHNDVLYESFGFYGERPTLIGLLIIFQFIFSPYNELVGFLMTVLSRRFEFQADDFGKSLGFASQLQTALMILHKENLGFPVADSLYSAYHYSHPPLLERLRALKVKVE; from the exons ATGGCTCCTGTAATTTTTGTTGCCACTATAATTTTTGCATGGATTATGTACATATGGGAAACTTATTTATCCTATAGACAG CATCAAGTTTATGTCAACACAGATGATATACCCTCTGAATTAAAAGATACATTGGATAGAAAGACTTTCGAAAAATCACGCTTATATCAAGTGGACCGTTCTAAATTTGGCTTTGTATCTTCACTTTACTCCCAAATAGAATCAACA CTTATTTTGTGCTTGTATGGTATTCCATATTTATGGGCTGTGGCAGGCTCTATAAACGGTTCTTTTGGATTGGATTCATCTCATGAG ATTAAACAGTCGATCACATTTCTTTTGCTTGCAACTGTTTTCAGTACAGTTACAAGCTTGCCCTGGAGTCTCTACTCCACATTTGTAATTGAAGAACGTCATGGCTTCAATAAGCAG actcttggattttattttaaagacttGTTAAAAAAACAGTTAGTGTCACTGGCAATCGCTATTCCTGTTATATCGATACTCTTGTGGATCATTAAATGGGGTGGATCATATTTCTTCGTGTATGCATGGTTGTTCGCGTTGGTTGTATCTCTG TTTTTCATCGCTATATATCACGATTACATAGCTCCTCTGTTCGATCGGTTTATACCTCTCCCTGATGGTGAATTACGTTCATCTATTGAGAAGCTTGCAAAACGAATTGAATTTCCTTTGTCAAAAATCTTTGTGGTGGAAGGATCGAAGAGATCATCCCATAGTAATGCGTATTTCTTTGGTTTTTACAAGAAAAAG GTCATAGTTTTATTTGACACTCTGTTGAAAGAAAGTCCTTTTGAAGCAGAAcgaaagaaagaagaagaagaaaagaagagcAAGAAAGAAGAG AATGATAAACTAGTTGAGGATGTTAAAGCCGACATTCTGGACACTGATGATGGTGACG GAAAAGATAAAGATGATGAAAAG gaCGAAGCGCCGAAGGAAGAAAAAGGTTGCAGTAACGAAGAAATCTTAGCAATTTTAGGACACGAATTAGGACACTGGAAATTaaaccatattttaaaaaatctagcaATAAGCCAA GGGaatcttttattttcatttttcgtGTTTGGTCTACTGATGCACAACGATGTTCTTTATGAAAGCTTTGGATTTTATGGTGAACGACCAACTTTGATTGGATTGCTGATTATATTCCAGTTCATATTTTCCCCATACAACGAG TTGGTTGGTTTTCTGATGACAGTCCTGAGTCGCCGGTTTGAGTTTCAAGCGGACGATTTTGGCAAAAGTTTAGGTTTTGCGTCCCAACTTCAGACTGCGTTGATGATACTTCACAAAGAAAACCTTGGTTTTCCTGTCGCTGATAGTTTATATTCGGCGTATCACTATTCTCATCCGCCACTGTTAGAAAGGCTTCGGGcgttaaaagtgaaagtagagTGA